One region of Mucilaginibacter gotjawali genomic DNA includes:
- a CDS encoding MFS transporter, protein MPPLYKKTGDKSLVNLLGLDAFILFKTPKFAIFFAFSLLLGAALQLTNAYGDTFIQDFKNIPSYKDLTAVKYPAIIMSISQISETLFILAIPFFLRKFGIRYVMLFSMLAWVLRFGFFAFGDPADGLWMIVLSCIVYGMAFDFFNISGSLFVETQISPEIRASAQGLFMMMVNGFGALFGSLSSGLIIDKFFTHADKSKDWHGIWLTFAAYALVIAIIFPFVFRDKHGIEVKHAADLA, encoded by the coding sequence ATGCCCCCCCTTTATAAAAAGACAGGTGATAAATCATTGGTTAATTTACTGGGGTTAGATGCCTTTATTCTTTTTAAAACGCCAAAATTTGCTATTTTCTTTGCATTCTCCCTGCTTTTAGGTGCAGCATTGCAATTAACCAATGCTTACGGCGACACGTTTATCCAGGATTTTAAAAATATACCATCATACAAAGATCTTACGGCGGTTAAATACCCTGCTATCATCATGTCTATATCGCAGATCTCTGAAACGCTTTTCATTTTAGCCATACCTTTCTTTCTGCGTAAATTCGGGATCCGGTATGTAATGTTGTTTAGCATGCTGGCCTGGGTGTTACGTTTTGGCTTTTTTGCTTTTGGAGACCCGGCGGACGGGTTATGGATGATCGTTCTGTCATGTATCGTGTATGGGATGGCCTTTGATTTCTTTAATATTTCCGGCTCTTTATTTGTTGAAACACAAATATCGCCTGAAATAAGGGCAAGCGCACAAGGCCTTTTTATGATGATGGTAAACGGGTTTGGTGCGCTCTTTGGAAGCCTCAGCAGCGGGCTAATTATTGATAAATTTTTTACCCATGCTGATAAAAGTAAAGATTGGCATGGCATATGGCTCACCTTTGCGGCTTATGCTTTAGTTATAGCCATCATATTTCCGTTTGTGTTCAGAGATAAGCACGGTATTGAAGTTAAGCATGCGGCTGATTTAGCTTAA
- a CDS encoding bifunctional nuclease family protein, giving the protein MKKIKLDIVGLSYSQTQSGAYALVLGEISGRRRLPIIIGSFEAQAIAIEIEKMTPSRPLTHDLFKSFAKAYHITVQEIIIYNLVDGIFYSKLICSDGKKVVEIDARTSDAIAVAVRFDCPIYTYEFILSTAGIVIEGNDFVYLENINEPPEEKTTVGPAGSYNSLSVDELKTRLQEALSEESYEKAAKIRDELNRRKAS; this is encoded by the coding sequence ATGAAAAAAATAAAACTGGATATAGTTGGCTTATCATACAGCCAGACACAATCCGGTGCCTATGCTTTGGTTTTAGGCGAAATAAGCGGCCGCAGAAGACTGCCAATCATCATCGGTAGTTTTGAAGCACAGGCTATTGCGATAGAAATTGAAAAAATGACCCCCAGCAGGCCCCTCACACACGACCTGTTTAAAAGTTTTGCGAAAGCTTATCATATTACCGTACAGGAAATCATTATTTACAACCTTGTTGATGGTATATTCTATTCAAAACTGATCTGTTCTGACGGTAAAAAGGTAGTGGAAATAGATGCGCGCACCTCAGATGCCATTGCTGTGGCAGTAAGGTTTGATTGCCCTATTTACACCTACGAATTCATCCTTTCAACCGCAGGTATTGTAATTGAAGGCAATGATTTTGTTTACCTGGAAAATATCAACGAACCGCCGGAAGAAAAAACAACCGTCGGCCCTGCGGGCAGCTACAACTCGCTTAGCGTTGATGAACTAAAAACCAGGCTCCAGGAAGCGCTTTCTGAAGAATCATACGAAAAAGCGGCGAAGATCAGGGATGAATTAAACCGGAGGAAAGCATCGTAA
- a CDS encoding MFS transporter, with the protein MNIKFRLILMNFMQFFIWGAWLITIGAYWFQNKHWSGAQFGAIFSTMGISAIFMPALTGIIADRYINAEKLYGTMHILGALTLFCIPLVTNPTTFFGSYCLI; encoded by the coding sequence ATGAATATTAAGTTCCGCTTAATACTGATGAATTTTATGCAATTTTTTATCTGGGGAGCGTGGCTGATCACTATTGGTGCCTATTGGTTTCAAAACAAACACTGGTCAGGAGCGCAATTTGGCGCAATCTTCTCAACGATGGGCATTTCCGCAATATTTATGCCTGCCCTTACCGGTATTATTGCCGACCGGTATATTAACGCCGAGAAACTGTATGGCACTATGCATATTTTAGGTGCATTAACCTTATTTTGTATACCGCTGGTTACCAATCCTACTACTTTTTTTGGGTCATATTGCTTAATATGA
- a CDS encoding electron transfer flavoprotein subunit alpha/FixB family protein encodes MPVLVYAENAEGKFKKSTFEAISYARAIANQNNTTLTAISIGNADAAELAGLGKYGAEKVLNVSNDKLKNFVNQAYAAVVAEAAKKEGAEIVVLSNSFSGRGLAPRIGVKLEAGVADGAVSLPDQSNGKFIIKRLAFSGKAYALVELTSTNKVISLSPNSYKVVETGSTAVVEDFNPEVKASDLTTIIKEIVRSTDKVSLPDADIVVSGGRGLKGPENWGMIEELAGLLGAALACSKPVSDSGWRPHSEHVGQTGIAVSPNLYIAIGISGAIQHLAGVSSSKVIVVINKDADAPFFKVADYGIVGDAFDIVPKLIGAIKEYKALA; translated from the coding sequence ATGCCGGTTTTAGTTTATGCCGAGAACGCCGAGGGAAAATTCAAAAAATCAACTTTTGAGGCGATTTCTTATGCCCGGGCCATCGCCAACCAAAATAATACTACACTTACTGCAATTTCCATCGGTAATGCAGATGCTGCGGAATTGGCCGGTCTTGGTAAATACGGCGCTGAAAAGGTGCTGAATGTTTCCAACGATAAATTAAAAAACTTTGTAAACCAGGCCTATGCTGCTGTTGTTGCTGAAGCTGCAAAAAAAGAAGGCGCCGAAATTGTGGTATTATCCAACTCTTTTTCGGGCCGTGGACTGGCGCCGCGAATTGGCGTTAAACTGGAAGCTGGCGTAGCAGACGGCGCGGTTTCGCTGCCCGATCAGTCCAACGGAAAATTCATTATCAAAAGGTTAGCATTTTCAGGTAAGGCATATGCTTTGGTTGAATTAACATCCACCAATAAAGTAATTTCGCTCAGCCCCAATTCATATAAAGTTGTTGAAACCGGGTCGACCGCTGTGGTGGAGGATTTTAATCCTGAGGTTAAAGCATCTGATTTAACTACCATAATCAAAGAAATTGTACGCTCAACCGACAAAGTATCTTTACCGGATGCAGATATTGTTGTTTCGGGCGGAAGAGGGCTTAAAGGGCCCGAAAATTGGGGCATGATAGAAGAACTGGCCGGTTTGCTCGGCGCGGCACTCGCCTGCTCAAAACCGGTATCCGACTCGGGATGGCGGCCCCATAGCGAACATGTTGGACAAACTGGTATTGCTGTCAGTCCAAATTTGTATATTGCAATTGGAATTTCTGGCGCCATACAGCACCTTGCCGGTGTAAGTTCGTCCAAGGTAATTGTAGTGATCAATAAGGACGCTGATGCCCCATTTTTTAAAGTGGCAGATTATGGCATTGTTGGCGATGCGTTTGACATAGTGCCGAAGTTAATTGGGGCGATTAAAGAATATAAAGCATTAGCATAA
- a CDS encoding MFS transporter, with protein sequence MIFYMPTLSLSITVAYTALKSKNINVVKAYPPIRFWGTVGFIIALWTVSITHNETSSNQFYIASAIALTLGIFSFTLPKCPPFIKRQVINHWLIYWG encoded by the coding sequence ATGATCTTCTATATGCCAACGCTGTCGTTATCCATTACAGTTGCATACACCGCTTTAAAAAGTAAAAACATTAACGTTGTAAAAGCGTACCCGCCAATACGTTTTTGGGGTACTGTAGGCTTCATTATTGCCCTGTGGACAGTTAGCATCACCCATAACGAAACTTCCTCCAACCAGTTTTATATCGCATCAGCAATAGCTTTAACGCTCGGTATATTTTCATTTACACTTCCAAAATGCCCCCCCTTTATAAAAAGACAGGTGATAAATCATTGGTTAATTTACTGGGGTTAG
- a CDS encoding electron transfer flavoprotein subunit beta/FixA family protein — protein sequence MKILVCISNVPDTTTKITFSENNTQFNTTGVQFILNPYDEIALARAIELTEGGNGSVTVINVGEVNTEPTVRKALAIGATDAVRINAKPHDAWFVAYQVAQYVKANPFDLILTGRESIDYNGAKVGGMIAELLDLPSVSIIKKLEIEGTNVTVEREIEGGKEVLTMPLPIVAGCAEGVAEPKIPNMRGIMSARTKPLTVVEPVEIKTHSEVISYETPAPRGQVKLVPADEVAKLVGLLHEEARVI from the coding sequence ATGAAGATACTGGTTTGCATAAGTAACGTCCCTGATACCACGACAAAAATAACTTTTAGCGAGAATAACACGCAATTTAATACTACGGGCGTGCAATTTATATTAAATCCATACGATGAGATTGCACTGGCAAGGGCTATTGAGTTAACTGAGGGCGGCAATGGATCAGTGACAGTGATCAATGTGGGCGAAGTGAATACCGAACCCACCGTCCGCAAAGCGCTGGCCATTGGTGCAACTGATGCTGTCCGGATCAACGCAAAACCGCACGACGCATGGTTTGTGGCTTACCAGGTAGCCCAATATGTTAAGGCTAACCCTTTTGATTTGATATTAACCGGTCGCGAATCGATAGACTATAACGGCGCAAAAGTTGGCGGAATGATTGCTGAGCTTTTAGATCTCCCTTCTGTTTCGATCATCAAAAAATTGGAAATTGAAGGAACTAATGTGACGGTTGAACGCGAAATTGAGGGCGGTAAAGAAGTATTGACCATGCCTCTGCCGATTGTTGCTGGCTGTGCCGAAGGTGTTGCTGAGCCCAAAATACCCAATATGCGGGGAATTATGTCGGCACGCACCAAGCCGCTTACAGTTGTTGAGCCTGTTGAGATAAAAACACATTCGGAAGTGATCAGCTATGAAACGCCTGCACCGCGCGGGCAGGTAAAACTTGTACCTGCAGATGAAGTTGCCAAATTGGTGGGGTTATTGCATGAAGAAGCAAGGGTAATTTAA